The stretch of DNA TGATGCTTCTTTTTTATTTAAGGTTACTTTTTCTAATAACCATTTTGATGTGATTCCCTCAAAATTTTCCTGTAGCTCTCTTGCAGGGTAAATATCCAATAAGATCAATTCATCAGCATTGCTTAAGCTTTCAGCAAAACCATCAGCAAAATCTCTAGTTCTGCTAAATAAATGGGGTTGAAATGCCACCAATAATTTTTTATCCGGGTAGAAAGTTTTGATGGAGCCTACAACCGCATTGATTTCAGTAGGGTGGTGGGCATAATCATCAATATATATTTTCCCGTTTTTATAAATATGCTTTGTATATCTTCTTTTAATTCCTTTGAAATTGGCAATCGCTTTTTTCAATGTTTCAAAATCCACTCCTAAATTGTGGAGAATAGCCAAAGCGACAGTTGCATTTTCTACATTGTGGATTCCCGGAATTTCCCAAACAAAATCTTTTACTGTTTCTGTAGGAGTATGGAAGTCAAAATAGATTTTGTCATAATCCATACGAAGGTTGTCGGAGTAGTAATCAGCCTTTTCATTAACAGCATAGGTTTTGTGTGCTCTTCCGATATCTATTCCTTTTCTGACAAATAGTTTTTTGTCTTCAGGAACTAAAGCCGCAAACTGACGGAATCCTTCTTCAATATGACCTTTATCTCCATAAATATCCAAATGGTCCGCATCGGTAGAGGTTACCACTGCCCAATCCGGAGAAAGGTTCAGAAAGCTTCTGTCGTATTCATCGGCTTCTACTACAGAATATTGGGAGCCATTATATAAAAAGTTAGATTTGAAGTTTTCAGAGATACCTCCTAAAAAGCATGAAAAAGGTAAATCTGCTTCTTTGCATAAATGGGATACCAGTGTAGAAGTAGTGGTTTTTCCATGAGTTCCGGCAACAGCAATACACTCTGTGTCTTCTGTAATAAGCCCTAAAACTTTTGCCCGTTTCAAAACTTCAAACTGGGCTTGATTAAAATAGTCTAATATCCCTAAAGTTTTAATAGCAGGGGTATAGATAACCAATGTATTCTCTTTTTGGAGAGAAGTTACTTTTTCGTCAACCCAATCATTAAAAACAATATCAATTCCTTCACTCATCAACTGTTGGGTAAGTTTGGTGTTGGTTTTATCATAACCCAAAACTTTTTTACCTGATGCATTAAAATAACGCGCCAGAGCACTCATGCCGATGCCTCCGATTCCAACGAAGTAAAAATTTTGATATGTTTTTAAAATGTTCATTTCTTTTGTATTGATGTATTCATGTAAAATGTATTGATGACTCGTTAATACATGTTACAATGCTACTTTTACATTAACTTAAATATCTCGTCCACAATCTCTTTTGCAGCATTTGGTTTTGCAAAATATTCCAGATTTTTGGACATTTCTTTTCTTATATTTTCACTGTCACATATTTCCAGCAGGGTTGTCCAGAACTTTTCTTCCATTTCTGAATCTTTTACCATTCTTGCTGCATCTTTTTCTACCAGATTCATTGCATTTTTGGTTTGATGATCCTCTGCCGCAAAAGGAAAAGGAACCAATAAAACAGGTTTTTGTGCAACAGCCAATTCTGATATGGCAATGGCACCAGCCCGTGATACAATGACATCTGCTGCCGAATAAACCGTCTCCATTTCTTTTATAAATTCAAGAATCTGAATATTTGGGCTTTTATGATTCTTTGTTTCCTCAATAATATCTTTATAATCCAGTTTTCCGGTTTGCCAGATAAGCTGATAGTCTTTATTAATGATCTCTGCCAGATGAGCCCGCCATGCATTGTTTAATGTTCTGGAACCTAAAGACCCCCCTACAGAAAGTATGGTGAGTTTATCTTTATCCAATCCCATCTTTTCTTTCGCCTGACGTGTTTCTTGCATTCCAGAAATAATGTTTTCACGAATGGGATTTCCCAGAAATTTTATTTTCTCATTAGGAAAGCCTTCCACCTGAGGATAAGCAGTAAAAACAGCCTTTGCCTTTTTACTTAGAATTTTATTTGTCACTCCTGCATGGGCATTCTGTTCCTGAATAAAAATGGGAATTCCCATCTTGCTTGCTTCATAAAGTGCCGGACCACTTGCAAAACCTCCTGTTCCTATAGCAAAATCCGGAGCAAAGCTTTTAATGATCTTTTTAGATCTGGATAAGCTTTTTAATATTTTAAAAGGAAGGCCTAAATTGGATAATAAGTTGCCTCTGTCAATTCCGGCTATATCAATTCCTTCAATTTTATAACCTGCCTGAGGAACTTTTTCCATTTCCATCTTTCCGTTGGCGCCAATGAATAAAAACTCTGTATCAGAAAATCTTTTTTTGATTTCATCTGCAATAGCGATAGCCGGGAAGATATGCCCTCCTGTTCCACCACCTGATAATAATACTTTTAGTTTTTTACTCATTTTTATAAATTTTGAGATTGCTTTGTCAATTTTGTTGTCAGTGACTTAAGCGATATCATTTATTTCTGCTACAGTTTGTTTTTTGCCCATTCCTTCTTCATCATATATCTGAATCCGTGAGCTGATATTTAAAATAATTCCTAATTGTAAATAAGTAACCAACATGGATGTTCCTCCATAACTTATTAAGGGTAACGGTTGTCCCGTCACCGGAATAAGATTGATGGCAACAGCAATATTTACAGAAAGCTGTATGAAAATCATCACGCCGAGACTGAGAACGAGCAAAGACCCGAAAAAAGCGGGCATTTTACTGGCTATCATTACAATCCGGATTACCATGATTAAATACAAACAAATGAGGAATGCCGCTCCTATAAAGCCGTATTCTTCTACGATTACAGCAAAAATAAAGTCGGAAGCTGACTGTGGAAGCATTTGCTTTAAAGCACTTTTTCCTGGTCCCATTCCTGTAATTCCACCATGTACAATAGCAGCCTTGGCCTGCATTACCTGATAATTTTTTGCCTTGACACTTTCATCATCAACATCTGCTGATTTTGCTTTACTTGAGGTAAATGTTTCTACACGACTCATCCAGGTGTGAACCCTGTTTCCGCCAATTAAATTGGTATTTAATGCGATCAATAAAAATAATATGATCGATATAAATGATGCAGAAATAAAACCTGCAATATATTTCCAATGAAGCTGTCCTATGACCAATACAATCACAGAGACCATTAAGATCATTAATGCAGTGGAGCCGTTATCCTTAGCCACCAATACAAACACAAGTAAAATAGGACCGAAGATGTACATGATGTTTTCTATCGGAAGTCTTTCTCTTGTTATCTTTTTGGTTAAATATCTACACAAATAAATGATCAGCATTAAGAAAGCAAATGATGAGGGCTGAAAAGAGATGGGTGTCCCCGGAATTTTCAACCATCTGGAAGCACTGGCTCCATCAATGGTTTGTCCTGTAAACATAGTGACTACCAATAAGATAATCATTAAACCAAGCAAAATACTGCTTAGTTTTCCAATATATTCATATTTTACAGTTCCTACGAGTCTCATGATTCCCAAACCTAAGACTACAAAGAACATATGCTTGATAACGTGACCTGTTGTGGTCCCGTTATTTACAATATATTCCAGATTCGAACTTGCAGAATATACAGGGAAAATAGAGAAGATGGAGATCACAAGAATGACCATCCAAAGTACTTTATCGCCCTTTAGAAATTCAAATCTGCTTTCTGTGTCCTGTTCGTTCATATTTATTGTATTCATGTATTGATGTAAAATGTATTCATGTATTTAAACCGTTAATACATTAATACTTTGTACATTTATTTTAATACCTGTTCTTTAAATTGATGTCCTCTGTCCTCATAGCTTTTGAAAAGATCAAAGCTTGCACAGCAGGGAGATAATAAAACTGTATCTCCGTTTTGGGCAATAGATTTTGATATTTTTACTGCTTCTTCCATGCTGGACGTGTCATATATATATTCTTTTTTATCTTTAAAGAAGTCTATAATTTTCTGATTGTCAATTCCTAAGCAGACAATTGCTTTTACTTTTCTTTTAACCAGATCCTCAATTTCTGAGTAATCGTTTCCTTTATCCTGTCCTCCAACAATCCAAACGGTTGGGGCTTTCATACTTTCTAAAGCGTAGTAGGTTGCATTAACATTGGTCGCCTTGCTATCATTGATGTATTTGACTCCATCAATTTCAGAAACAAACTCAAGCCTGTGCTCTACTGCCTGAAAGGTCATCAATGAATTTCTAATGCTCTCATTATTGACATCCAGTATTTTACCCGCTATAGAAGCCGCCAGACTGTTAGCAACATTGTGGTTTCCCAGTAAAGAAAGCTCATCAATTTTCATGGTGAAATTATCTTTAAGTTTTACCACAACCGAATCACGGTCTATAAAACCTCCTTCTGACAATTTTTCTTTTGTAGAAAAAGGGATCATCTTTGCTTTTATTTCTAATTTTTCAAGAATACTTTTACTCATTTCGTCATCTTTGTTATAGATGAAAAAATTGTCATTTTCCTGATTTTCAGCTATTCTGAATTTGGCTAATGCATATTCTTCATAATTGTAATTGTACTGATCCAGGTGATCCTGTGACAAATTCAATAATAAAGAAATATAGGGCCTGAAATTTTGGATATCATCCAACTGGAAGGAACTTACTTCCAGAACATAATATTCATGATTTTCATCAGCAACCTGCTTTGCAAAACTATACCCGATGTTTCCTCCCAAGCCTACATTCAATCCGTCATTTTTAAGGATATAGTAGATCAATGAGGTGGTAGTAGTTTTTCCATTACTTCCCGTAATCGCTATAATTTTCGCATTGGTAAACTCCGAAGCAAATTCTATTTCAGAAGAAAGCCTGATACCTTTCTGGTGAATTTTATAGATGATCTCTGCTTTTTTCGGGATCCCCGGGCTCTTTACAATCCAATCGGCATTTAATATTCTTTCTTCGTCATGATTTCCTTCTTCAAAATCAATATTATTCTCCGTGAGAAACTGCTTATAGTTATCTTTAATAGTGCCTTTGTCTGAAAGAAACACTTCCAAACCCTTCTTTTTAGCTAAATAGGCAGCACCACAGCCACTTTCTCCACCTCCTAAAACAACTATTTTCATATTCTTTCTGTATTTCTGTATTGGTGTACATTGTATTCATGTATTTATAAATCATTCATACGTCAATACATTTTACTTTTTACAAAGTTTATCTCATTTTCAATGTGATCAGACATACAATCGCCAGCATTACACCTATGATAATCATTCTGTTAACAATTTTACTTTCATGAAAACCGTCTTTCTGATAATGATGGTGTAATGGAGACATTTTAAATAATCTATTATTTTGGGCATATTCCAACCCATATTTTTTCTTTCTGTATTTGAAAACAATGACCTGTAGCATTACAGATACATTTTCTATTAAAAAGATTCCACATAAAACAGGAATCATCAATTCTTTTCTTAAGATAATAGCCAAAACAGCGATTACCCCTCCCAACATCAAACTTCCGGTATCTCCCATAAAAACCTGTGCAGGATAAGTATTGTACCAAAAGAATCCAATGACTGCCCCAACCATAGCGACTACGAAAATGGTAGTTTCTCCCATATTGGGCAGGAACATGATATTAAGGTAATCCGCAAAAATGATATTCCCTGAGATATAAGCAAAGAAGGCGAGGGTAAGCAGTATCACCGTGCTGGTGCCTGCTGCAAGACCGTCAATCCCATCAGTGATATTGGCTCCATTGGAAACTGCGGTTACAATGAAAATAACAATAGGAATGAAAACAATCCATGCCCATTCGTGAGCGTCTTTATCATTCATCCAAAACAATATTCCACTGTAATCAAATTCATTATTTTTTGCAAAAGGAACGGTAGAAACAGTGATTTTTTCTGTAGGCATAAAATTCTGCTCCACGTTGTTTCTGTTTACTACTTTAGCGTCCGCATACTTTCTCTTTACTGTAATGTCAGGGTGAAAATACATTGTAACTCCGACAATTAACCCTAATCCAACTTGTCCTACAATTTTGAATTTACCGCTTAAACCATCTTTGTTTTTCTTTACCTTCTTTAAATAATCATCCAAAAAGCCGATGGCACCCATCCATAAAACAGAAATGATCAACAGTACAATGTAGATATTGGTGATCCTTGTAAAAAGTAACACAGGAATCATTGTAGCAATGATGATGATAAGTCCTCCCATTGTAGGGGTTCCTTCTTTTTGTTTTTGACCATCTAAACCAAGATCTCGAACCAACTCTCCCATTTGCTTTGCTCTCAGGTAATTGATGATCCTTTTCCCATAAATAAGAGCGATCGTTAAAGACAACAGGACTGCCATTCCGGCACGGAAAGAAATGTATTTTAACATTCCAAGTCCCGGGATATGGATTCCATGGTTGGTAAGGTATTCGTATAAATAGTACAACATGTTCCTTTTTTAATTTAAAGATTTAATTTATTTAAGAATTTAAAGATTTATGGTCTTTCAATATTCTCCGTTAAATATTTAATAAAATTTGAAATATTAGAAGAGATTTCTCTTGATAGATTAACTACTTCCTCAGCGATATTTTCATCACCTAATTTTAATCTTTTACTTACAATCATCATACTTCTAACTTCAGCACAACTGCCTTTTGCAATTTTTAAATATTTAATAAATTGTCTGTTATTATTATATTCTGAGCCTTCTGCAATATTATTTGATATTGAAAATCCGGCTCTTTTTA from Chryseobacterium piperi encodes:
- the murC gene encoding UDP-N-acetylmuramate--L-alanine ligase, which gives rise to MNILKTYQNFYFVGIGGIGMSALARYFNASGKKVLGYDKTNTKLTQQLMSEGIDIVFNDWVDEKVTSLQKENTLVIYTPAIKTLGILDYFNQAQFEVLKRAKVLGLITEDTECIAVAGTHGKTTTSTLVSHLCKEADLPFSCFLGGISENFKSNFLYNGSQYSVVEADEYDRSFLNLSPDWAVVTSTDADHLDIYGDKGHIEEGFRQFAALVPEDKKLFVRKGIDIGRAHKTYAVNEKADYYSDNLRMDYDKIYFDFHTPTETVKDFVWEIPGIHNVENATVALAILHNLGVDFETLKKAIANFKGIKRRYTKHIYKNGKIYIDDYAHHPTEINAVVGSIKTFYPDKKLLVAFQPHLFSRTRDFADGFAESLSNADELILLDIYPARELQENFEGITSKWLLEKVTLNKKEASTLTEAFEKIKEKDFDILLTVGAGNIDTLYDPICEWLSIKL
- the murG gene encoding undecaprenyldiphospho-muramoylpentapeptide beta-N-acetylglucosaminyltransferase produces the protein MSKKLKVLLSGGGTGGHIFPAIAIADEIKKRFSDTEFLFIGANGKMEMEKVPQAGYKIEGIDIAGIDRGNLLSNLGLPFKILKSLSRSKKIIKSFAPDFAIGTGGFASGPALYEASKMGIPIFIQEQNAHAGVTNKILSKKAKAVFTAYPQVEGFPNEKIKFLGNPIRENIISGMQETRQAKEKMGLDKDKLTILSVGGSLGSRTLNNAWRAHLAEIINKDYQLIWQTGKLDYKDIIEETKNHKSPNIQILEFIKEMETVYSAADVIVSRAGAIAISELAVAQKPVLLVPFPFAAEDHQTKNAMNLVEKDAARMVKDSEMEEKFWTTLLEICDSENIRKEMSKNLEYFAKPNAAKEIVDEIFKLM
- a CDS encoding FtsW/RodA/SpoVE family cell cycle protein translates to MNEQDTESRFEFLKGDKVLWMVILVISIFSIFPVYSASSNLEYIVNNGTTTGHVIKHMFFVVLGLGIMRLVGTVKYEYIGKLSSILLGLMIILLVVTMFTGQTIDGASASRWLKIPGTPISFQPSSFAFLMLIIYLCRYLTKKITRERLPIENIMYIFGPILLVFVLVAKDNGSTALMILMVSVIVLVIGQLHWKYIAGFISASFISIILFLLIALNTNLIGGNRVHTWMSRVETFTSSKAKSADVDDESVKAKNYQVMQAKAAIVHGGITGMGPGKSALKQMLPQSASDFIFAVIVEEYGFIGAAFLICLYLIMVIRIVMIASKMPAFFGSLLVLSLGVMIFIQLSVNIAVAINLIPVTGQPLPLISYGGTSMLVTYLQLGIILNISSRIQIYDEEGMGKKQTVAEINDIA
- the murD gene encoding UDP-N-acetylmuramoyl-L-alanine--D-glutamate ligase; the protein is MKIVVLGGGESGCGAAYLAKKKGLEVFLSDKGTIKDNYKQFLTENNIDFEEGNHDEERILNADWIVKSPGIPKKAEIIYKIHQKGIRLSSEIEFASEFTNAKIIAITGSNGKTTTTSLIYYILKNDGLNVGLGGNIGYSFAKQVADENHEYYVLEVSSFQLDDIQNFRPYISLLLNLSQDHLDQYNYNYEEYALAKFRIAENQENDNFFIYNKDDEMSKSILEKLEIKAKMIPFSTKEKLSEGGFIDRDSVVVKLKDNFTMKIDELSLLGNHNVANSLAASIAGKILDVNNESIRNSLMTFQAVEHRLEFVSEIDGVKYINDSKATNVNATYYALESMKAPTVWIVGGQDKGNDYSEIEDLVKRKVKAIVCLGIDNQKIIDFFKDKKEYIYDTSSMEEAVKISKSIAQNGDTVLLSPCCASFDLFKSYEDRGHQFKEQVLK
- the mraY gene encoding phospho-N-acetylmuramoyl-pentapeptide-transferase — translated: MLYYLYEYLTNHGIHIPGLGMLKYISFRAGMAVLLSLTIALIYGKRIINYLRAKQMGELVRDLGLDGQKQKEGTPTMGGLIIIIATMIPVLLFTRITNIYIVLLIISVLWMGAIGFLDDYLKKVKKNKDGLSGKFKIVGQVGLGLIVGVTMYFHPDITVKRKYADAKVVNRNNVEQNFMPTEKITVSTVPFAKNNEFDYSGILFWMNDKDAHEWAWIVFIPIVIFIVTAVSNGANITDGIDGLAAGTSTVILLTLAFFAYISGNIIFADYLNIMFLPNMGETTIFVVAMVGAVIGFFWYNTYPAQVFMGDTGSLMLGGVIAVLAIILRKELMIPVLCGIFLIENVSVMLQVIVFKYRKKKYGLEYAQNNRLFKMSPLHHHYQKDGFHESKIVNRMIIIGVMLAIVCLITLKMR
- a CDS encoding four helix bundle protein; translated protein: MDLIEKIYTFLRSQDLEREFEFNNQIKRAGFSISNNIAEGSEYNNNRQFIKYLKIAKGSCAEVRSMMIVSKRLKLGDENIAEEVVNLSREISSNISNFIKYLTENIERP